One genomic segment of Sphingomonas sp. JUb134 includes these proteins:
- a CDS encoding (Fe-S)-binding protein translates to MPPSPRPSVALFVTCLVDAMRPRIGFAALAALEDAGCEVVVPAEQTCCGQPALNSGDAAAAAAIARQTIALLEPYEAVVVPSGSCAATIACHYPELLANDPAWLPRAQALASRTYEILTYLDQVCDWRPSAALDASVAYHDSCSGLRELGIKQQPRRLLSHVKGLRQVPLAGAETCCGFGGTFCVKYPSISNAIVEEKAAAIEASGADLLLSGDLGCLMNMAGKLHRRGASTRAFHTLEVLAGVADGPAIGEAP, encoded by the coding sequence ATGCCCCCTTCCCCCCGCCCCAGCGTTGCGCTCTTCGTCACCTGCCTGGTGGATGCCATGCGACCGCGCATCGGCTTTGCGGCACTCGCCGCGCTGGAGGATGCGGGATGCGAGGTAGTGGTGCCGGCGGAACAGACCTGTTGCGGACAGCCGGCGCTGAACTCCGGGGATGCTGCAGCGGCGGCCGCCATCGCGCGGCAAACGATCGCGCTGCTCGAGCCGTATGAAGCGGTGGTGGTGCCGAGCGGGTCCTGCGCCGCGACGATCGCCTGCCACTATCCCGAGTTGCTCGCGAACGATCCGGCCTGGCTACCCCGCGCGCAAGCCCTGGCGTCGCGGACGTACGAGATCCTCACCTATCTCGACCAGGTCTGCGATTGGCGGCCAAGTGCTGCACTGGATGCGAGCGTCGCCTATCACGACAGTTGCTCGGGCTTGCGCGAACTGGGGATCAAGCAGCAGCCACGGCGGCTGCTCTCCCACGTGAAGGGGCTGCGGCAGGTGCCGCTTGCCGGCGCGGAGACCTGCTGCGGATTCGGCGGCACCTTTTGTGTCAAATACCCCAGCATCTCCAACGCGATCGTCGAGGAGAAAGCTGCGGCGATCGAGGCCAGCGGCGCGGACCTGCTGCTGTCGGGCGACCTCGGCTGCCTGATGAACATGGCGGGAAAGCTTCACCGACGCGGTGCATCTACCCGCGCGTTTCACACCCTCGAGGTGCTGGCAGGCGTGGCCGACGGGCCTGCCATCGGCGAGGCGCCGTGA
- a CDS encoding LysR family transcriptional regulator — MDAKLAGTDRARALALFATVVEAGSFSSAARTLDMSPSAVARAVDRIEQRLGVRLLLRSTRALSLTAEGQAYLLAARRILADLDDAEQQIADQGSPRGRLRVSAALSHGRLCVVPLLGRFSVRYPDILVDIALTDTLVDIAGGQADVAVRFGPLPDSTLTARKLGETGRVIVASPEYLERCGTPEVPEDLHRHNCLNFNFRRAEPVWPFRRADQDFTLAVKGRIEANNGETLGQLAALGVGIARVGSFSVAEEIARGQLVPLLEAFNPGDVEQIHAVFVGGASTPARIRAFVEFLALHLRGGS; from the coding sequence TTGGACGCAAAGCTGGCGGGGACGGACAGGGCGCGCGCGCTGGCGCTGTTCGCGACGGTGGTGGAGGCAGGGAGCTTCTCCTCCGCCGCGCGGACGCTGGACATGAGCCCGTCCGCCGTGGCGCGAGCCGTCGACCGGATCGAGCAGCGGCTGGGCGTGCGACTGCTGCTACGGTCGACCCGCGCCTTGTCGCTAACGGCGGAGGGGCAGGCCTATCTGCTGGCGGCCCGCCGCATCCTCGCCGACCTCGACGATGCCGAGCAGCAGATCGCCGACCAGGGGAGTCCGCGCGGGCGTCTGCGGGTCAGCGCTGCGCTCTCGCACGGGCGGCTCTGCGTGGTGCCGCTGCTCGGGAGGTTCAGCGTCCGGTATCCCGACATCCTCGTCGACATCGCGCTGACGGACACGCTGGTCGACATCGCCGGCGGTCAAGCGGATGTCGCCGTCCGCTTCGGACCTTTGCCCGACAGCACGCTCACGGCTCGCAAGCTTGGCGAGACCGGGCGGGTGATCGTCGCATCGCCGGAGTATCTGGAGAGGTGCGGCACACCTGAGGTGCCGGAGGATCTTCACCGGCACAACTGCCTCAACTTCAACTTCCGGCGTGCCGAGCCGGTTTGGCCGTTCCGTCGTGCCGACCAGGATTTTACCCTCGCCGTGAAGGGAAGGATCGAAGCAAACAACGGCGAGACGCTGGGGCAACTGGCGGCGCTTGGCGTCGGCATTGCCCGTGTGGGTTCGTTCAGCGTGGCCGAGGAGATCGCGAGGGGCCAGCTCGTCCCGCTGCTGGAGGCGTTCAACCCTGGCGACGTCGAGCAGATTCATGCCGTCTTCGTCGGCGGCGCGAGCACGCCGGCGCGGATTCGCGCGTTCGTCGAATTCCTCGCGCTCCACCTGCGCGGCGGGAGCTAG
- a CDS encoding IclR family transcriptional regulator yields MENTASNEELPEAKPASKVQGSQTLLRGLDLLDQVVDGPVRLAELSARMGLTRSTTHRLANALIDRGFVTYLPREGYQLGPKLLQLGFLAQSQADVVQIARPRMEALAAQSEDTVHFGRLDGELALYLDKIPGRRRVDISSRVGDRQPLTSTGLGKALLLDAPEAEWQRAFEREQAGGAPSIDYATWLQRMRGYVAAGHAFDLEENEDLIRCVAAPVRDASGKIVAAISLSSAAQYMDDGRMAALSHEVRGTAEQVSRDLGWTPTARPPKRR; encoded by the coding sequence ATGGAAAATACCGCGTCAAACGAAGAATTACCGGAGGCGAAGCCCGCTTCGAAGGTCCAGGGCAGTCAGACGCTGCTGCGTGGACTCGACCTGCTGGACCAAGTGGTCGACGGGCCGGTGCGGCTTGCCGAGCTTTCCGCGCGCATGGGGCTGACGCGCTCGACCACCCATCGTCTCGCCAATGCGCTGATCGACCGCGGCTTCGTCACCTACCTTCCGCGTGAGGGCTATCAGCTCGGACCCAAGCTGCTGCAGCTCGGGTTCCTGGCGCAGAGCCAGGCCGATGTGGTGCAGATCGCCCGCCCTCGTATGGAGGCGCTGGCCGCGCAGAGCGAGGACACGGTGCATTTCGGCCGGTTGGACGGCGAGCTCGCGCTCTACCTGGACAAGATCCCGGGGCGGCGGCGGGTCGACATCTCCAGCCGCGTGGGGGACCGCCAGCCCCTCACCTCGACCGGGCTGGGCAAGGCCCTGCTGCTCGATGCACCGGAGGCCGAGTGGCAGCGCGCGTTTGAGCGCGAACAGGCGGGCGGTGCGCCCTCGATCGACTATGCCACCTGGCTGCAACGGATGCGGGGCTATGTGGCCGCCGGCCATGCGTTCGACCTTGAGGAGAACGAGGATCTGATCCGCTGCGTGGCAGCGCCCGTGCGCGATGCGTCCGGCAAGATCGTTGCCGCCATCAGCCTGTCGAGCGCGGCGCAATATATGGATGACGGCCGGATGGCGGCGCTGAGCCACGAAGTCCGTGGCACCGCCGAACAGGTCAGCCGCGATCTTGGCTGGACCCCCACCGCCCGTCCGCCGAAACGCCGATAA
- a CDS encoding SDR family NAD(P)-dependent oxidoreductase — MSVFPDRFAGQVAVVTGGASGLGLASAKRIIAEGGKVALWDVNPEALAAAKDGIGAAHVVALDVSDQQAVEAAAAATFEALGRIDVLVASAGITGATKPAHEFPIDSWLRVIDINLNGIFYCVRAVVPYMLRHGYGRIVNVASVAGKEGNPNASAYSASKAGVIGFTKSLGKELAGSGIIANALTPATFESPILAQLPQSQVDYMRSKIPMGRLGEVEESAAMVCFMASEECSFTTAATFDTSGGRTTF; from the coding sequence GTGAGTGTCTTCCCCGACCGGTTCGCCGGGCAGGTTGCCGTCGTCACCGGCGGCGCCTCGGGTCTTGGGCTCGCTTCCGCCAAGCGGATCATCGCCGAGGGCGGGAAGGTCGCGCTTTGGGACGTCAATCCGGAAGCCCTTGCAGCCGCGAAGGACGGCATTGGGGCGGCGCATGTCGTCGCTCTTGACGTGTCGGATCAACAGGCGGTCGAGGCGGCTGCGGCGGCTACCTTCGAGGCGCTCGGGCGGATCGATGTGCTCGTCGCTTCCGCCGGCATCACCGGCGCGACCAAGCCGGCGCACGAGTTCCCGATCGACAGCTGGCTCCGGGTGATCGACATCAACCTGAACGGCATCTTCTACTGCGTACGCGCGGTGGTGCCGTACATGCTGCGCCACGGCTATGGCCGGATCGTCAACGTCGCCTCCGTCGCGGGCAAGGAAGGCAATCCCAATGCCTCTGCCTATTCGGCATCCAAGGCAGGGGTCATCGGCTTCACCAAGTCGCTTGGAAAGGAGCTTGCCGGTAGCGGCATCATCGCCAACGCGCTGACCCCCGCCACGTTCGAAAGCCCGATCCTGGCGCAATTGCCGCAGAGCCAGGTGGACTACATGCGATCCAAGATCCCGATGGGGCGCCTGGGCGAGGTCGAGGAAAGTGCCGCGATGGTGTGCTTCATGGCGAGCGAGGAATGCAGTTTCACCACCGCCGCCACCTTCGACACCTCCGGGGGGCGCACAACCTTCTGA
- the rhmD gene encoding L-rhamnonate dehydratase, with protein MIAGKAASNKGMVRMAYTGLPRIKHVRAFTVRGGGADYHDQGAGHWIDDHIATPMARYPEYRQSRQSFGINVLGTLVVEIEAEDGTIGFAVTTGGEPACFIVERHLARFLEGRNPAEYEKIWDQMYFSTQYYGRKGLVVNAISGVDLALWDLLGKLRGEPVHALLGGAVRDELQFYATGSRPDLAKDMGFIGGKMPLHHGPAEGIEGLRKNIAELATMRERVGPDFWLMLDCWMALDVDYATRLALAAHEHGLKWIEEAISPDDYWGYAELKRNVPRGMLVTTGEHEATRWGFRMLLEMDCCDILQPDVGWCGGVTELLKISALADAHGKLVVPHGSSVYSYHFVITRHNSPFAEFLMMHPGPSEVLPMFHPQLIGEPVPVNGRLRASALDKPGFGVELNRDLPMHRPYAR; from the coding sequence ATGATCGCCGGCAAGGCGGCGTCGAACAAGGGGATGGTGCGAATGGCATACACCGGGCTTCCCAGGATCAAGCACGTTCGAGCATTCACCGTCCGTGGCGGCGGGGCCGACTATCACGACCAGGGGGCAGGCCACTGGATCGACGATCATATCGCGACGCCGATGGCGCGCTACCCCGAGTACCGCCAGTCCCGGCAGAGCTTCGGCATCAACGTGCTGGGCACGCTGGTGGTGGAGATCGAGGCCGAGGACGGCACGATCGGCTTTGCGGTGACGACCGGCGGCGAGCCCGCCTGCTTCATCGTCGAGCGGCACCTCGCCCGCTTCCTCGAAGGTCGCAACCCGGCCGAGTACGAGAAGATCTGGGACCAGATGTACTTCTCCACCCAATATTACGGCCGCAAGGGGTTGGTGGTGAATGCCATCTCCGGCGTCGACCTCGCGCTCTGGGACCTGCTCGGCAAGCTTCGCGGGGAGCCGGTGCATGCGCTGCTCGGCGGGGCGGTGCGCGACGAACTGCAATTCTACGCGACCGGCTCGCGGCCGGACCTCGCGAAGGACATGGGGTTCATCGGCGGCAAGATGCCGCTTCACCACGGCCCTGCGGAGGGCATCGAAGGCCTTCGCAAGAACATCGCCGAACTGGCGACGATGCGGGAGCGGGTCGGCCCCGACTTCTGGCTGATGCTGGATTGCTGGATGGCGCTCGACGTCGACTATGCGACGCGTCTGGCGCTTGCGGCGCACGAGCATGGCCTCAAGTGGATCGAGGAGGCGATCAGTCCCGACGACTACTGGGGCTATGCCGAATTGAAGCGCAACGTGCCCCGGGGCATGCTGGTCACCACCGGCGAGCATGAGGCGACCCGCTGGGGCTTCCGCATGCTGCTGGAGATGGACTGCTGCGACATCCTCCAGCCGGATGTGGGCTGGTGCGGCGGCGTGACCGAATTGCTCAAGATCTCGGCGCTCGCCGACGCGCATGGCAAGCTGGTCGTGCCGCACGGCTCGTCGGTCTACAGTTACCACTTCGTCATCACGCGCCATAACTCGCCCTTCGCCGAGTTCCTGATGATGCATCCCGGCCCAAGCGAAGTGTTGCCGATGTTCCACCCGCAACTGATCGGCGAGCCCGTGCCGGTGAACGGCCGCCTGCGTGCGAGTGCACTCGACAAGCCCGGGTTCGGCGTGGAGCTCAACCGCGACCTGCCGATGCATCGCCCCTACGCGCGCTGA
- a CDS encoding LUD domain-containing protein, translating into MSGFTRRVEHALADPVLKIAVELTAGTAEAKRATAVAAFPDFEAARARAAAIKDHVVANLGHYLQEFEANAQAAGATVHWARTAEEACETVVGICKRAGARSVARSKSMLGEEIGLPHALAQAGIERIETDLAEHIIQLSGERPSHIVWPAMHKTREQVSALFRARHHEPHLEETIAAMAESARRHLRSAMLEADVGISGANFLIADTGSVCTVTNEGNAELSIVPPRINIVTAGIEKVVPSLPHAIHMLRMLARSATGAALTQYTTFYTGPKRAGDRDGPEEMHIVLVDNGRTDMRESGLAEMLRCIRCGACMNHCVVFRQIGGHAYGGTYPGPMGAVLTPALDGLSANRDLVHACTMNGKCQEVCPVNIPLPTLLRGWREKSWREGLEPQAVRRALGLWAWGVRHPRLYRLGSALAVRAMRMAARAGWISRLPLAGGWTRHRDLPAPEGTTFIEQYARGRRR; encoded by the coding sequence GTGAGCGGCTTCACCCGGCGGGTCGAGCACGCACTCGCCGACCCCGTCCTGAAGATCGCGGTCGAACTTACCGCTGGTACCGCCGAGGCCAAGCGCGCGACGGCCGTCGCCGCCTTCCCGGATTTCGAGGCGGCACGGGCCCGTGCGGCGGCGATCAAGGACCATGTCGTCGCGAACCTCGGCCACTATCTTCAGGAATTCGAGGCGAATGCGCAGGCGGCCGGCGCCACCGTCCACTGGGCGCGCACCGCCGAGGAAGCCTGCGAGACCGTCGTCGGCATCTGCAAGCGTGCCGGCGCGCGCTCCGTCGCGCGATCGAAGTCGATGCTGGGGGAGGAGATCGGCCTTCCCCATGCACTCGCCCAAGCCGGGATCGAGCGGATCGAGACGGATCTTGCCGAGCACATCATCCAGCTGTCCGGCGAGCGTCCCTCGCACATCGTCTGGCCGGCGATGCACAAGACGCGCGAGCAGGTATCTGCGCTCTTTCGTGCCCGGCACCACGAGCCGCATCTGGAAGAAACGATTGCGGCGATGGCCGAAAGCGCCCGGCGTCACCTTCGCTCGGCGATGCTGGAAGCGGACGTGGGCATCTCCGGCGCGAACTTCCTGATTGCGGACACCGGCAGCGTCTGCACCGTGACGAACGAGGGCAATGCGGAGCTCTCGATCGTACCGCCGCGCATCAATATCGTGACGGCCGGCATCGAGAAGGTCGTCCCCTCCCTGCCGCACGCCATCCACATGCTGCGGATGCTGGCCCGCTCGGCCACCGGCGCGGCGCTTACCCAGTACACCACCTTCTACACCGGGCCGAAGCGCGCCGGCGATCGCGACGGCCCGGAAGAAATGCACATCGTGCTGGTCGACAACGGCCGCACGGACATGCGCGAGAGCGGCCTCGCGGAGATGCTGCGCTGCATCCGCTGCGGCGCCTGCATGAACCATTGCGTGGTGTTTCGGCAGATCGGTGGCCATGCCTATGGCGGCACCTATCCCGGGCCCATGGGTGCGGTGCTGACGCCCGCCCTCGACGGACTGTCGGCGAACCGGGATCTGGTTCACGCCTGCACGATGAACGGCAAGTGCCAGGAGGTCTGCCCGGTAAACATCCCCCTCCCCACGCTGTTGCGCGGATGGCGCGAGAAGAGTTGGCGCGAGGGGCTGGAGCCGCAGGCGGTCCGCCGGGCGCTGGGGCTCTGGGCGTGGGGCGTGCGCCACCCGCGGCTCTACCGCCTCGGCAGCGCACTCGCGGTACGCGCCATGCGCATGGCGGCGCGGGCGGGCTGGATCTCGCGACTTCCGCTCGCGGGAGGGTGGACCCGGCATCGTGATCTTCCCGCACCCGAGGGCACGACCTTCATCGAACAATATGCACGAGGAAGGCGCCGGTGA
- a CDS encoding glucose 1-dehydrogenase: MKLLEGKTVLVTGASTGIGRAAAIGAAQHGANVAINYHSRDEDAESCIAAIEAAGRRGLAVKGDVADAATATDFVARAVDRFGGVDVMVSNAGICPFHAFLDMPAETVERTFRVNLHGAYYMVQAAARQMVEQGRGGSMVAVSSISALVGGEFQTHYTPTKAGVHSLMQSTAIALGKHGIRCNSVLPGTILTEINKDDLADEEKRRYMEARTPLGRLGQPEDMVGPIVFLASDMAAYVTGAALLVDGGMYVNLQ; the protein is encoded by the coding sequence GTGAAGCTGCTCGAAGGAAAGACCGTCCTTGTCACCGGCGCCTCGACGGGCATCGGCCGTGCGGCCGCGATCGGCGCCGCACAACATGGTGCCAATGTAGCCATCAACTATCACAGCCGCGACGAGGACGCGGAAAGCTGCATCGCCGCGATCGAGGCGGCCGGTCGGCGCGGCTTGGCAGTGAAGGGCGATGTGGCCGACGCGGCGACGGCGACCGACTTCGTGGCACGGGCGGTCGACCGCTTCGGCGGGGTCGACGTGATGGTGAGCAACGCGGGCATCTGCCCCTTTCACGCGTTTCTCGACATGCCGGCGGAGACGGTGGAGCGCACCTTCCGCGTAAACCTGCACGGCGCCTATTACATGGTGCAGGCAGCCGCGCGGCAGATGGTGGAGCAGGGCCGCGGTGGCTCGATGGTGGCAGTGTCCTCGATCTCGGCGCTCGTCGGCGGCGAGTTCCAGACCCACTACACCCCCACCAAGGCTGGCGTGCATTCGCTGATGCAGTCGACCGCGATCGCGCTCGGCAAACACGGCATCCGCTGCAACTCGGTGCTTCCGGGCACCATCCTCACCGAGATCAACAAGGACGATCTCGCGGACGAGGAGAAGCGCCGGTACATGGAGGCACGCACGCCCTTGGGGCGTCTGGGACAGCCGGAGGACATGGTCGGCCCGATCGTGTTCCTGGCCTCCGACATGGCGGCCTATGTAACGGGCGCCGCGCTGCTGGTGGACGGCGGCATGTACGTGAACCTGCAATGA
- a CDS encoding amidohydrolase family protein, which produces MEAIPFVDAHVHLWDLDLIRYPWLTPPFTEGPAGVTEPIARDYRIDDYCADARRWNVKGIVHIDAGADPSQALDETEWLEAIAADRGMPNAIVAFAPLHDPGVEPLLEAQAANPRVRGIRQIVNWHTNPLRTYTPHDVTQDDQWWAGFGLLARHGLSFDLQCYAGQMAGLAPLIERHPDIPVIINHVGMPIPTEREGLTRWRHGLRALARSPHVAIKLSGVGFIDRAWTIESIRPILLEAIDLFGTDRCLFASDSPTDKLFAPFDQHLEAYHAIVAHFSEDERRDLFGRNANRVYRLELDL; this is translated from the coding sequence ATGGAAGCCATTCCGTTCGTCGACGCCCATGTCCATCTTTGGGACCTCGACCTCATCCGCTATCCGTGGCTGACCCCGCCCTTCACCGAGGGACCCGCAGGTGTCACCGAGCCGATCGCGCGCGATTATCGGATCGACGACTATTGCGCCGATGCCAGGCGCTGGAACGTCAAGGGCATTGTCCACATCGATGCCGGTGCCGACCCTTCGCAGGCCCTCGACGAAACCGAATGGCTGGAGGCGATTGCCGCCGACCGCGGCATGCCCAATGCCATCGTTGCCTTTGCGCCGCTCCATGATCCCGGCGTCGAGCCGCTGCTGGAGGCGCAGGCCGCCAACCCGCGCGTCCGCGGCATTCGCCAGATCGTCAACTGGCATACCAATCCCCTGCGCACCTACACGCCGCACGACGTCACCCAGGACGACCAATGGTGGGCGGGGTTCGGGCTGCTCGCGCGCCATGGTCTGTCGTTCGACCTGCAATGCTATGCCGGGCAGATGGCGGGATTGGCGCCGCTGATCGAGCGCCACCCGGACATCCCGGTCATCATCAACCATGTCGGCATGCCGATCCCGACCGAGCGAGAGGGACTTACCCGCTGGCGCCACGGCCTGCGTGCGCTCGCGCGATCCCCGCACGTAGCGATCAAGCTTTCCGGCGTCGGCTTCATCGACCGAGCCTGGACGATTGAAAGCATTCGGCCGATCCTGCTGGAGGCGATCGATCTGTTCGGGACGGACCGCTGCCTGTTCGCGAGCGACAGTCCCACCGACAAGCTGTTCGCTCCCTTCGATCAGCATCTTGAAGCCTATCACGCGATCGTCGCCCATTTCTCGGAAGACGAGCGGCGCGACCTGTTCGGGCGCAATGCCAACCGCGTCTATCGACTGGAGCTCGACCTGTGA
- a CDS encoding LUD domain-containing protein: MSARDAILGRLGRSRPSGAIAREAAILAKGPERPLVAPEALIPQFLAQLGLASVAATFERVRDWSAIPATAAAYLDASALPRSLYLPQDPRLRTCDWNGFSLREACAPDEPAAIARAVSAVAETGSLIFETGPAAPMLPNFLTLHHLVVVEARTIVAQLEDIPAHLRDVRAHYWVTGVSGTTDIEGQYVRGAHGPRFLHVLLVEDTPD, encoded by the coding sequence GTGAGCGCACGAGATGCCATCCTCGGGCGCTTGGGACGTTCGCGGCCCAGCGGTGCGATCGCTCGGGAGGCGGCGATCCTGGCAAAGGGCCCGGAACGCCCGTTGGTGGCCCCTGAGGCACTTATCCCACAGTTCCTGGCGCAACTGGGGCTTGCGAGCGTGGCGGCAACCTTCGAACGGGTGCGCGACTGGTCAGCGATTCCTGCCACCGCGGCGGCCTATTTGGACGCAAGCGCCCTTCCCCGCTCGCTCTACCTGCCCCAGGATCCGCGCCTGCGCACCTGCGACTGGAACGGCTTTTCGCTCAGGGAGGCATGCGCACCGGACGAACCGGCGGCCATCGCGCGCGCGGTGTCCGCGGTTGCCGAGACGGGCTCACTGATCTTCGAGACCGGGCCTGCGGCGCCCATGCTGCCGAACTTCCTGACGCTCCATCATCTGGTGGTGGTCGAGGCGCGAACGATCGTGGCCCAGCTCGAAGACATCCCTGCGCATCTGCGGGATGTGCGCGCCCACTATTGGGTAACCGGCGTGTCCGGCACCACCGACATCGAAGGACAATATGTGCGCGGCGCCCATGGCCCGCGCTTCCTTCACGTGTTGCTCGTTGAGGATACCCCTGACTAG
- a CDS encoding fumarylacetoacetate hydrolase family protein: MKFCRFGARGSEKPGVVDAQGVLRDLSGKVDRLTVAAIASLGDFDVESLPVVEGAPRYGVPVEGIGKIVAIGLNYEDHAIESNLPIPTEPVMFMKALSSLTGPDDEVMIPKDSTHTDWEVELGVVIGRTCRYVEEHDALAHVAGFTVANDVSERFNQKERGSQWSKGKGHDTFCPVGPWLVTPDEVADCQDLDMFLDVNGERMQTGNTRTMIFDVKQIISYVSRYITLYPGDLLITGTPPGVGEGKKPDKIFLKAGDTMRLGIAGLGEQQQNVVAWRHLGDEVLG; the protein is encoded by the coding sequence ATGAAATTCTGCCGCTTTGGTGCCCGCGGATCCGAAAAGCCCGGCGTGGTCGACGCCCAGGGCGTGCTGCGCGACCTGTCAGGCAAGGTCGACCGGCTGACCGTCGCCGCGATCGCCTCGCTTGGTGATTTCGACGTCGAGAGCCTGCCCGTGGTCGAGGGGGCGCCGCGCTACGGCGTGCCCGTGGAAGGGATCGGCAAGATCGTCGCGATCGGCCTCAACTATGAGGACCATGCGATCGAATCCAACCTGCCGATCCCGACCGAGCCGGTCATGTTCATGAAGGCGCTGTCCAGCCTCACCGGACCCGACGACGAAGTGATGATCCCGAAGGATTCCACCCACACCGACTGGGAAGTCGAGTTGGGCGTCGTGATCGGCAGGACCTGCCGCTACGTCGAGGAGCACGACGCGCTGGCACATGTCGCGGGCTTCACCGTCGCCAACGACGTGTCCGAACGCTTCAACCAGAAGGAGCGCGGCAGCCAGTGGTCCAAGGGCAAGGGCCATGACACCTTCTGTCCCGTAGGCCCCTGGCTCGTGACTCCGGACGAGGTCGCCGACTGCCAGGACCTGGACATGTTCCTCGACGTGAACGGCGAGCGGATGCAGACCGGCAACACCCGCACCATGATTTTCGACGTCAAGCAGATCATCAGCTATGTCAGCCGCTACATCACTCTCTATCCCGGCGACCTGCTGATCACCGGTACCCCGCCAGGCGTGGGCGAGGGCAAGAAGCCCGACAAGATCTTCCTCAAGGCGGGAGACACGATGCGCCTGGGGATCGCCGGCCTCGGCGAGCAGCAGCAGAACGTCGTCGCGTGGCGCCACCTGGGTGACGAGGTGCTGGGGTGA
- a CDS encoding aldo/keto reductase: MEYRQLGTSGLRVPALSFGTGTFGGKGPLFSAWGQSDATEARRLIDLCLEAGVTLFDTADVYSSGASEKILGQAIQGKRDAVLISTKTGLPMGDGPQDWGASRTRLVRAVEESLRRLGTDHIDLLQLHAFDASTPTEEVMGTLATLIAAGKVRYAGVSNYPGWQLMKAQGLADRHGLPRLVAHQVYYSLIGRAYEADLMPLAADQGVGALVWSPLGWGRLTGKVGRNRPAPASSRLHETEQFAPPVETEHLYRVIDALEAIAAETGKTVPQIAINWLLRRPTVSSVIIGARNEEQLRQNLGAVGWTLTLEQVAALDAASDLLPPYPHAPYRQQEGFARLAPALV, from the coding sequence ATGGAATATCGGCAACTCGGCACTTCCGGGCTTCGCGTGCCTGCGCTCAGCTTCGGCACCGGCACCTTCGGCGGCAAGGGCCCGCTCTTCAGTGCCTGGGGACAAAGCGACGCCACCGAAGCGCGCCGGCTGATCGACCTGTGCCTGGAGGCCGGTGTGACGCTGTTCGACACCGCCGACGTGTATTCGAGCGGCGCGTCCGAGAAGATATTGGGGCAGGCGATCCAGGGAAAACGCGACGCGGTGCTGATCTCTACCAAGACTGGCCTGCCGATGGGCGACGGACCGCAGGACTGGGGCGCATCGCGGACCAGGCTGGTGCGGGCGGTCGAGGAGTCGCTGCGCCGCCTCGGCACCGACCACATCGACCTCCTGCAACTTCACGCCTTCGACGCATCGACCCCCACCGAAGAAGTCATGGGTACCCTTGCGACGCTGATCGCTGCGGGCAAGGTACGCTATGCGGGCGTCTCCAACTATCCGGGCTGGCAGCTGATGAAGGCGCAGGGGCTGGCCGATCGCCACGGCTTGCCACGCCTTGTTGCCCATCAGGTCTATTACTCGCTCATCGGCCGCGCCTATGAGGCGGACCTGATGCCGCTTGCGGCGGATCAAGGTGTGGGCGCACTGGTGTGGAGTCCCCTCGGCTGGGGCCGGCTGACCGGAAAGGTCGGCCGCAACCGCCCGGCACCGGCGAGCAGCCGCCTCCACGAAACCGAGCAGTTCGCGCCGCCGGTCGAGACCGAGCATCTGTACCGGGTCATCGATGCCCTCGAGGCAATCGCAGCCGAAACCGGCAAAACCGTGCCGCAGATCGCGATCAATTGGCTGCTGCGACGTCCCACCGTCTCCTCCGTGATCATCGGCGCGCGCAACGAGGAGCAACTGCGCCAGAATCTCGGCGCGGTCGGCTGGACGTTGACGCTCGAGCAGGTCGCCGCCCTCGATGCCGCGAGCGACCTACTGCCGCCCTACCCTCATGCCCCCTATCGTCAGCAGGAGGGTTTTGCCCGCCTTGCCCCGGCACTGGTCTGA